The genomic window TTTTATCATACTAACCAATCCGTTAGCTCTAGTAGGTGATAAGTGTTCTTTTAAACCAATTTTATCAATAAAATCGGTATTTGCCTCAATAATATCCTTTGGGTGTTGGTTAGAGAATACTCGTATTAAAATAGCAATAATACCTTTTGTAATAATAGCATCGCTATCTGCTGTAAATTCTACTTTGTCATCGTTCATTTCAGCATGTACCCAAACCTTACTTTGGCAACCTTTTATGATATGGTCATCGGTTTTGTATTGTTCGTCAATTAATGGAAGTGTTTTGCCTAAATCTATCATGTATTGATAGCGTTCTTCCCAATCATCAAACATTGAAAACTCATCTATGATTTCATTCTGAATTTCTTCAATAGTCATAATCAAATTCATTTAAAG from Winogradskyella sp. MH6 includes these protein-coding regions:
- a CDS encoding SufE family protein; this encodes MTIEEIQNEIIDEFSMFDDWEERYQYMIDLGKTLPLIDEQYKTDDHIIKGCQSKVWVHAEMNDDKVEFTADSDAIITKGIIAILIRVFSNQHPKDIIEANTDFIDKIGLKEHLSPTRANGLVSMIKQLKMYAIAYQTQLN